In Hyphomicrobiaceae bacterium, the following are encoded in one genomic region:
- the imm31 gene encoding Imm31 family immunity protein gives MLRTYDIVIISPDFVDEEVAGQRGYVIGLVEQDQIGVFVYAAERVWCLHPDEVTATGMRDEEAAAQAGSCGIRVSVTGDVIN, from the coding sequence GTGTTAAGAACCTACGACATAGTCATAATAAGCCCGGACTTCGTCGATGAAGAGGTGGCGGGTCAACGCGGATATGTCATCGGACTGGTCGAGCAGGATCAGATCGGAGTATTTGTGTACGCCGCAGAGCGCGTCTGGTGCCTGCACCCCGATGAAGTGACGGCGACTGGCATGCGCGACGAAGAAGCTGCAGCGCAGGCAGGCAGTTGCGGCATTCGTGTCAGCGTAACTGGGGATGTGATCAACTGA
- a CDS encoding ATP-binding protein, whose translation MLDWTDLRPLLERIASALERASPQPPAPVDFSMADAFVWSAEGGGSFIPVERVSRVPLGLLKGIDHTAAILLDNTRRFAAGLPANNALLWGARGMGKSSLVKAAHAEAGEELAKKKDAPRLILIEIHREDIATLPHCLAHLKASRNRFIVFCDDLSFDKDDTSYKSLKAVLEGGIEGRPQNVLFYATSNRRHLMPRDMVENERSTAINPYEAVEEKVSLSDRFGLWLGFHNASQDNYLDMVRAYVDHYHLKVDPKQLETEALEWSTTRGARSGRVAWQFIQDLAGRLGKTLD comes from the coding sequence ATGCTCGATTGGACCGACCTGAGACCTTTGTTAGAACGTATTGCCTCGGCGCTGGAAAGAGCCAGTCCCCAGCCCCCCGCCCCCGTCGATTTCTCTATGGCGGACGCTTTTGTCTGGTCGGCGGAAGGGGGCGGCAGCTTCATTCCTGTCGAAAGGGTCAGCCGGGTACCTCTCGGTCTGCTGAAGGGCATCGACCACACCGCAGCCATCCTTCTCGACAACACACGGCGGTTTGCGGCGGGCTTGCCAGCCAACAACGCCCTGCTTTGGGGTGCGCGCGGCATGGGCAAGTCAAGCCTCGTGAAGGCGGCACACGCCGAGGCTGGTGAAGAGTTGGCAAAGAAGAAAGACGCCCCGCGCCTCATCCTGATCGAGATTCATCGAGAAGACATCGCCACACTGCCTCATTGCCTGGCGCACCTGAAGGCGAGCCGCAATCGGTTCATCGTCTTTTGCGACGATCTCTCGTTCGACAAGGACGACACCAGCTACAAATCGCTCAAAGCGGTTCTGGAAGGCGGCATCGAAGGCCGGCCGCAGAACGTGCTCTTTTACGCCACCTCGAACCGTCGCCACCTGATGCCGCGCGACATGGTCGAGAACGAGCGCTCTACAGCCATCAACCCCTACGAGGCCGTGGAAGAGAAAGTCTCGTTATCGGACCGCTTCGGTCTTTGGCTGGGCTTTCACAACGCGAGCCAGGACAACTACCTCGATATGGTCCGCGCGTATGTCGATCACTATCACCTTAAGGTGGACCCCAAGCAGCTTGAGACCGAGGCATTGGAATGGTCCACCACCCGCGGCGCACGCTCGGGCCGTGTGGCCTGGCAGTTCATCCAGGATTTGGCGGGGCGGCTCGGAAAAACCCTCGACTGA
- a CDS encoding squalene/phytoene synthase family protein gives MAGEAAVSGTQSGEVVRESARTLEPDRYLASLLAPKTARSDLMALAAFTAEINKIPLVVSDPHLAEIRLQWWRDAVLAPQPSATGNPVADAFAQVLAQQADDMRALTDDWFDAVAYTFYPSGPETESDLFTELELREGTPFLLAARICGAEPSSALQQITACAGRAYGLARLGVSMAHDFARGRFPLPQVSESGLGEGAGPDSLVQSAAKGLIASRARAALEQLRAPFQHGSPAPRAAILPLALVEPYLRACERQEHDLTRDIAEIAPLVRVWRIWRAHRTGRL, from the coding sequence GTGGCGGGAGAGGCGGCGGTCAGCGGGACGCAATCGGGCGAAGTCGTCCGCGAAAGCGCCCGCACACTTGAGCCAGACCGCTATCTTGCGTCCTTGCTGGCCCCCAAGACGGCGCGCAGCGATTTGATGGCGCTTGCAGCTTTCACAGCAGAGATCAACAAGATCCCTCTCGTCGTGTCCGACCCTCATCTAGCCGAAATACGTCTGCAATGGTGGCGTGATGCTGTGCTTGCACCGCAGCCATCGGCAACGGGCAATCCGGTGGCGGATGCCTTTGCGCAGGTGCTTGCGCAGCAAGCCGACGACATGCGCGCGTTGACCGACGATTGGTTCGATGCTGTCGCCTACACATTCTATCCGTCTGGTCCTGAGACTGAGAGCGATCTATTCACCGAATTAGAACTTCGGGAAGGCACCCCCTTTCTACTCGCGGCGCGCATATGCGGCGCAGAGCCATCAAGCGCGTTACAGCAGATCACAGCCTGTGCAGGTCGGGCCTACGGTCTGGCACGGCTTGGTGTCTCGATGGCGCATGACTTCGCGCGCGGCCGGTTTCCGTTGCCGCAGGTATCCGAGTCTGGGTTAGGCGAGGGAGCGGGCCCGGATTCACTGGTTCAATCGGCAGCCAAGGGCCTTATCGCCAGCCGCGCACGCGCGGCGCTGGAGCAGCTTCGGGCGCCGTTTCAGCATGGCTCTCCTGCGCCACGCGCGGCCATTTTACCGCTTGCCCTTGTGGAGCCCTATTTACGCGCTTGTGAAAGGCAAGAGCATGATTTGACGCGCGATATTGCAGAGATAGCGCCGCTGGTACGGGTCTGGCGCATTTGGCGCGCCCACAGGACGGGACGTCTGTAA
- the secF gene encoding protein translocase subunit SecF, which yields MKLIPNFKGRDFFPHDLSLPFMRFKAPALALSIIAMLLSLVLVATKGLNYGVDFKGGSMIELQSKSGPADISKLRSDLSGTVAGTVQIQQFGAPENVLIRIEEQPGGDKAQQAALKKVIDTVGSGYTQRRVEVVGPAVSSELRQTGMIAVAAGILAIVLYVWFRFEWQFAVGAVVALTHDVLVVIGIFSLFQFEFDLSTVAALLTILGYSVNDTVVVSDRIRENLRKFKKMELNELLNLSLNETLSRTILTSMAAIVVLFMLYTFGGEVIRNFNFAMLLGVIIGTYSSIFIAAPLLAYLGVKRDWSEAQAKGNAPARA from the coding sequence ATGAAACTCATTCCGAACTTCAAGGGCCGGGACTTTTTCCCCCACGACCTGAGCCTGCCATTCATGCGCTTCAAAGCGCCTGCCCTAGCGCTTTCCATCATTGCGATGCTGTTGTCGCTGGTGCTGGTGGCAACCAAGGGATTGAACTACGGCGTCGACTTCAAGGGTGGCTCGATGATCGAGCTGCAATCGAAGTCTGGGCCCGCGGACATCTCGAAACTGCGTTCTGATCTCTCCGGCACGGTGGCGGGTACTGTGCAGATCCAGCAGTTTGGTGCCCCGGAAAACGTACTTATCCGTATCGAAGAGCAGCCCGGCGGCGACAAGGCCCAGCAGGCAGCTCTGAAGAAGGTCATCGATACCGTGGGCTCAGGTTATACGCAGCGTCGCGTTGAAGTCGTGGGGCCTGCGGTATCAAGCGAATTGCGCCAAACTGGCATGATCGCAGTGGCTGCCGGTATTCTGGCAATTGTCCTTTACGTCTGGTTCCGGTTCGAGTGGCAGTTTGCGGTCGGCGCGGTCGTGGCGTTGACGCACGACGTGCTCGTAGTGATCGGAATCTTCTCTCTGTTCCAATTCGAGTTCGATCTTTCGACGGTTGCTGCCTTGCTCACCATTTTGGGTTATTCGGTCAACGATACGGTCGTCGTGTCGGATCGAATTCGTGAGAATCTTCGAAAATTTAAGAAGATGGAATTGAACGAGCTTCTCAATCTTTCGCTGAACGAGACGCTCTCGCGCACCATTCTGACCAGTATGGCGGCCATCGTCGTTCTGTTCATGCTCTACACGTTTGGTGGTGAGGTGATCCGAAACTTCAACTTCGCGATGCTCCTGGGCGTCATTATCGGAACCTATTCGTCTATCTTCATTGCAGCGCCGCTTCTCGCCTATCTTGGCGTGAAGCGCGACTGGAGCGAGGCGCAAGCCAAGGGGAACGCGCCCGCTCGCGCCTAA
- the surE gene encoding 5'/3'-nucleotidase SurE, with amino-acid sequence MRILVTNDDGIHAKGLEVLTTIARGISGDVWTVAPETNQSGTAHSMTLHEPLRLRQIDARTFATAGTPTDCVIMAVRHIMKDQPPDLVLSGINHGSNLAEDITYSGTVAAAMEGTLLGIRSIALSLMLGFEEGDRKPIWDTPLVHAPKLINALLKGPWAPGRLMNVNFPGVGADEIAGVTVTRQGIRDQASLHIDSRTDPWGTPYFWFGFERRRSTLIEGSDLAAMAEKKISVTPLSVDMTDPSAVVALSEHLKNAV; translated from the coding sequence ATGCGCATTCTAGTGACCAACGACGACGGCATTCACGCGAAGGGCCTGGAGGTTCTCACCACTATTGCGCGGGGCATTTCTGGCGACGTGTGGACGGTCGCTCCGGAAACCAATCAATCGGGCACAGCGCACTCGATGACGTTGCACGAGCCGCTGCGATTGCGCCAGATCGATGCGCGAACCTTCGCGACGGCAGGTACGCCCACCGATTGCGTGATCATGGCCGTGCGCCACATCATGAAGGACCAGCCGCCCGATCTCGTTCTCTCAGGTATCAATCACGGCTCCAATCTCGCCGAGGACATCACATACTCGGGGACTGTTGCGGCCGCGATGGAGGGTACGCTTCTCGGCATCCGCTCAATCGCGCTGTCGTTGATGCTGGGCTTCGAGGAAGGCGACCGCAAACCGATTTGGGATACGCCGCTCGTACACGCGCCCAAATTGATCAACGCGCTGCTCAAAGGGCCGTGGGCTCCGGGGCGGTTGATGAACGTGAATTTCCCGGGCGTTGGAGCCGATGAGATCGCCGGTGTCACCGTCACGCGCCAGGGCATTCGCGATCAGGCTTCGCTGCATATCGACAGCCGGACCGACCCGTGGGGAACGCCATATTTCTGGTTCGGTTTTGAGCGTCGCCGCTCGACGCTTATCGAGGGTTCGGACCTTGCGGCTATGGCTGAAAAAAAGATTTCGGTAACGCCCTTGAGCGTGGATATGACCGATCCATCGGCCGTTGTTGCGCTGTCTGAACATCTAAAAAACGCTGTCTGA
- the yajC gene encoding preprotein translocase subunit YajC: MLISPAFAQASSSTGADLSFPLMMLVLLGIFYFLVLRPQSKRAEEQRAKLSAVRRGDTVVTSGGMVGRVTKVSDTSDEIEVELADNLKVRVVKSTLLDVRAKGEPVKESA, from the coding sequence ATGTTAATCTCGCCAGCCTTTGCACAAGCATCTTCGAGCACCGGAGCAGACCTGAGCTTCCCCCTCATGATGCTGGTGCTTCTCGGCATCTTTTATTTCCTCGTGCTGCGCCCGCAATCGAAGCGGGCCGAGGAGCAACGCGCGAAGCTGAGCGCGGTTCGGCGCGGGGATACCGTTGTTACATCCGGCGGCATGGTCGGCAGGGTGACGAAGGTGTCCGACACCTCTGACGAGATCGAGGTTGAGCTTGCCGATAACCTCAAGGTCCGGGTCGTGAAGTCCACGCTGCTCGATGTGCGCGCCAAGGGCGAGCCCGTCAAGGAAAGCGCGTAA
- a CDS encoding MTH938/NDUFAF3 family protein, with product MKLEARYPYEAAVTAYGNGGFRFADMSHRGSILCLPSGVYAWEPVSASGLTLNHFERVLSEMKPHSVLLLGTGKVQLFPDAELTQAFAQAGIGLEPMSTGAAARTYNILLAEKRAIGAALIAVD from the coding sequence ATGAAGCTCGAGGCCCGATACCCCTACGAAGCGGCGGTGACGGCCTACGGCAACGGTGGCTTCCGTTTTGCGGATATGAGCCACCGCGGCTCAATTCTTTGCTTGCCGAGCGGTGTCTACGCCTGGGAGCCTGTTTCGGCGTCTGGGCTGACGCTCAATCATTTTGAGCGCGTGCTGTCCGAGATGAAGCCGCATTCGGTGCTGTTACTTGGTACGGGGAAGGTGCAACTCTTTCCCGATGCAGAGCTGACGCAGGCTTTCGCGCAGGCCGGTATCGGTCTGGAACCGATGTCGACGGGTGCAGCGGCGCGGACTTACAACATACTCCTTGCCGAAAAGCGTGCGATTGGGGCGGCGTTGATCGCTGTCGATTGA
- a CDS encoding LysM peptidoglycan-binding domain-containing M23 family metallopeptidase, protein MMRVEVRIMMYLSGFGWRGRFGLKPAHCAALILSAVASGCSADVTRFDSASFNLNDPPESTSSVESASPGSTDYVNPVAHAQHPGPYGAGGPQGVEAQALPDATPPSAYAPPPPASVAAAPAMPQRTKPLYWPGGEQRVAMATPPASVSQPERGSAIEVQSGDTLYGLSRRHQVSLAELMSVNGLTSPDIRPGQKLYLPAGASVQMAAAAPAAIPAPPVAVSSDVASKYTQSYTMQPGDSIYAVARTYKVPFTELQQVNGITNPLKVRAGTVLRVPQTYPQTAAVPLTKTAAIDASPQPGVIPTAAPVAPPPPAPSAPVNISESSAQPTIINSSQPAETVAPVPPQPSAGVAPKGDKVAIAVPPEQAAASDGKLRWPAVGRVISGFGGRPDGTHNDGVNLSVPLGTDVHAAESGVIAYAGSELKGYGNLILIRHDNGWVTAYAHNDQMLVKRGDKVTRGQVIAKAGKTGTVDQPQVHFELRQGSKPVDPTPFMEPL, encoded by the coding sequence ATGATGCGAGTAGAGGTGCGTATCATGATGTATTTGTCTGGCTTCGGCTGGCGCGGTCGTTTTGGCCTCAAACCCGCGCATTGTGCCGCTTTAATTCTATCCGCGGTAGCCTCCGGCTGCAGTGCGGACGTCACGCGCTTTGACAGCGCTTCGTTCAACCTCAACGATCCCCCAGAGTCGACGTCATCTGTTGAATCGGCGAGCCCCGGTTCGACGGATTATGTCAACCCAGTCGCGCATGCGCAGCATCCGGGACCTTACGGGGCGGGCGGTCCGCAGGGGGTAGAGGCTCAAGCTTTACCCGATGCGACGCCGCCAAGCGCCTATGCGCCCCCTCCGCCAGCTTCCGTTGCGGCGGCGCCTGCAATGCCTCAGCGAACCAAGCCTCTCTATTGGCCCGGTGGCGAGCAGAGAGTTGCGATGGCGACGCCGCCTGCGTCGGTCTCGCAGCCAGAGCGCGGTTCGGCTATCGAAGTTCAATCCGGCGACACGCTTTATGGTTTGTCGCGCCGTCATCAAGTCTCGCTCGCCGAGCTGATGAGCGTGAATGGCTTGACGTCTCCTGACATCAGGCCGGGCCAGAAGCTCTATCTGCCGGCGGGCGCCAGCGTTCAGATGGCAGCAGCCGCACCGGCTGCGATTCCCGCGCCACCGGTAGCTGTTTCGTCGGATGTCGCTTCCAAGTACACTCAGAGCTACACAATGCAGCCCGGTGACTCTATCTATGCCGTGGCCCGCACCTATAAGGTGCCCTTCACGGAGTTACAGCAAGTCAATGGAATCACCAATCCGCTGAAGGTGCGCGCGGGAACAGTTCTGAGAGTTCCCCAGACGTATCCGCAGACGGCCGCGGTTCCTTTGACGAAGACTGCTGCAATTGATGCGAGCCCGCAGCCCGGTGTCATTCCGACCGCTGCGCCGGTTGCGCCTCCGCCGCCGGCTCCTTCCGCTCCGGTGAACATCTCAGAAAGCTCTGCGCAGCCGACAATCATCAACTCTTCGCAGCCTGCCGAAACCGTGGCGCCCGTACCGCCACAGCCTTCAGCCGGTGTCGCCCCCAAAGGTGACAAGGTGGCGATCGCGGTTCCGCCGGAACAGGCGGCTGCTTCCGATGGAAAGCTGCGCTGGCCTGCCGTGGGTCGCGTCATCTCCGGTTTCGGCGGACGCCCGGATGGCACGCACAACGATGGCGTCAATCTGTCGGTGCCGCTCGGGACGGACGTGCATGCTGCCGAGAGTGGCGTGATTGCCTACGCCGGGAGCGAGCTCAAGGGCTACGGCAACCTCATCCTCATTCGCCACGATAACGGATGGGTGACGGCGTATGCGCATAACGATCAGATGCTTGTCAAACGCGGCGACAAGGTCACCCGCGGACAGGTGATCGCCAAGGCTGGCAAGACGGGAACAGTTGATCAGCCGCAGGTTCACTTCGAATTGCGGCAAGGTTCAAAGCCCGTCGATCCAACGCCGTTCATGGAGCCGCTTTAG
- the serS gene encoding serine--tRNA ligase: MFDIKWIRDNADSFDAALARRGLEPLAQGLIRDDEALRAVKTRLQEAQSRRNAASKEIGKAKGAKDEALASKLMAEVADLKEAISKGEDEERVMQAALDAKLAVIPNMPREDVPLGKDEHDNTEVRRVGTPKKFDFAPKQHFELGEALGLMDFEAAARISGARFVILRGSLARLERAIASFMLDLHTAPANGNLGGYTEHNPPLLVKDQAAYGTGNLPKFEGDLFSAFRGLDYVKTLQAIAATQRVEPYIDPEDVKEENFWLVPTAEIPLTNIVREQILDEDKLPMRMTAWTPCFRSEAGAAGRDTRGMIRQHQFSKVELVTITTPEQSLEEHERMTGCAEEVLKRLELPFRTMLLCTGDMGFASQKTYDLEVWLPGQDAYREISSCSVCGDFQARRMNARYRVKGGKDVRHVHTLNGSGLAVGRTLIAVMENYQQADGSIVVPEVLRGYMGGLEKIAKA; the protein is encoded by the coding sequence GTGTTCGACATCAAATGGATCAGAGACAACGCAGACAGCTTCGATGCCGCGCTCGCCCGCAGGGGGCTGGAGCCATTGGCTCAGGGGTTGATCCGGGATGACGAAGCTCTGCGTGCCGTGAAGACGCGCCTGCAGGAAGCCCAATCGCGGCGCAATGCAGCCTCCAAGGAGATCGGCAAAGCCAAGGGTGCAAAGGATGAAGCGCTTGCTTCCAAGCTGATGGCGGAAGTTGCCGACCTCAAGGAAGCTATCTCCAAGGGAGAAGACGAAGAACGGGTGATGCAGGCTGCGCTTGATGCAAAGCTTGCCGTTATTCCAAACATGCCGCGTGAAGATGTGCCGCTCGGCAAGGACGAGCACGACAACACGGAAGTCCGTCGCGTCGGCACGCCAAAAAAATTCGACTTTGCGCCAAAGCAGCATTTCGAGCTTGGCGAGGCGCTGGGTTTGATGGACTTCGAAGCCGCAGCACGGATCTCAGGAGCCCGCTTTGTGATCCTCAGGGGATCCCTGGCTCGATTGGAGCGTGCGATCGCATCCTTCATGCTCGATCTTCATACCGCCCCGGCAAATGGGAATCTGGGCGGATACACCGAGCACAATCCTCCGCTGCTGGTGAAAGACCAGGCTGCGTACGGCACCGGCAACCTGCCGAAGTTTGAAGGCGATCTGTTTTCGGCGTTTCGCGGGCTCGATTATGTGAAAACGTTGCAGGCCATTGCCGCCACGCAGCGCGTCGAGCCTTACATCGATCCCGAGGACGTCAAAGAGGAAAACTTCTGGCTCGTTCCGACTGCCGAGATTCCTCTCACCAACATTGTTCGCGAGCAGATCCTCGATGAGGACAAACTGCCGATGCGTATGACGGCGTGGACGCCGTGCTTTCGTTCTGAAGCAGGGGCCGCGGGACGCGATACGCGCGGCATGATTCGCCAGCATCAGTTCTCGAAGGTTGAACTCGTCACCATCACCACGCCCGAGCAGTCGCTGGAAGAGCATGAGCGCATGACGGGATGTGCCGAGGAAGTCTTGAAGCGGCTAGAGCTGCCGTTCCGTACAATGCTTCTGTGTACGGGCGACATGGGATTTGCTTCGCAGAAGACATACGACCTCGAAGTGTGGCTGCCCGGTCAGGACGCCTATCGCGAAATTTCCTCATGCTCGGTCTGTGGTGATTTCCAGGCGCGCCGTATGAATGCACGTTATCGCGTCAAAGGCGGTAAGGATGTTCGCCACGTTCATACGCTCAACGGCTCGGGTCTTGCGGTTGGGCGCACACTCATCGCCGTCATGGAGAACTATCAGCAGGCCGACGGGTCGATTGTCGTTCCTGAAGTGCTGCGCGGTTACATGGGCGGCTTGGAAAAGATCGCCAAAGCTTAG
- a CDS encoding sugar MFS transporter: MSNTQTRIAKSETLQSMVTIGVLFFIFGFVTWLNGPLITFVKLAFDLNDVNAFLVPMAFYLSYFFLALPASAVLRRTGMKAGMAIGLFVMAAGAFIFGEFTTLRQYPGALTGLFVIGAGLSLLQTASNPYISIVGPIESAAQRIAFMGLANKFAGFLAPIVFGALVLHGLEDFAAKVKSAPTPQARDDLLNAFAAQVHGPYMAMAALLALLGVWILRSRLPDLSPSAVNDAPTTDKRSGSLWSANLWLGVVCLFLYVGVEVMAGDAIGVYGAGFDLPLSQTALFTSYTLFAMMVGYAAGLMLIPRFVSQERYLAVSAAIGVALTIGAYLTRGYTSVGFIAALGFANAMMWPAIFPLAIRGLGRHTETASAFLIMAIAGGALMPFAFAHLKAHIDFQLAYALLAVPSYLFIFYYGTRDHGRPSAV, translated from the coding sequence GTGAGCAATACGCAGACACGGATCGCCAAGAGCGAAACGTTGCAGTCGATGGTGACCATCGGCGTGTTGTTCTTCATCTTCGGCTTCGTCACTTGGCTCAACGGACCGCTCATCACCTTTGTCAAGCTGGCCTTCGATCTGAATGACGTGAACGCCTTTCTTGTCCCGATGGCGTTTTACCTATCTTATTTCTTTCTTGCACTCCCGGCATCCGCAGTACTGCGGAGAACCGGCATGAAGGCCGGAATGGCAATTGGGCTGTTCGTGATGGCGGCGGGGGCCTTCATCTTCGGTGAATTCACCACCCTGCGTCAGTATCCCGGCGCGCTCACCGGGCTATTCGTGATCGGTGCGGGCCTGTCGCTGCTTCAGACTGCGTCCAACCCCTACATTTCCATTGTCGGCCCGATAGAAAGCGCCGCGCAGAGAATTGCGTTCATGGGGCTTGCAAACAAGTTTGCGGGTTTCCTTGCTCCAATTGTTTTTGGTGCGTTGGTGCTGCACGGACTTGAGGACTTCGCCGCAAAGGTGAAATCGGCGCCGACGCCGCAAGCACGCGATGATCTGCTGAATGCCTTTGCGGCGCAGGTCCACGGGCCTTACATGGCCATGGCTGCGTTGCTAGCGCTTCTTGGAGTTTGGATCTTGCGATCTCGGCTGCCGGATTTGTCGCCCTCGGCGGTCAACGATGCGCCGACCACCGACAAGCGCAGCGGTAGCTTATGGTCTGCGAATCTGTGGTTAGGTGTTGTCTGCTTGTTTTTATATGTCGGCGTGGAAGTCATGGCAGGCGATGCCATCGGAGTGTACGGAGCTGGATTTGATCTTCCCCTCTCGCAGACGGCGTTGTTCACCTCCTACACGCTGTTTGCCATGATGGTGGGTTATGCAGCGGGGCTGATGCTCATTCCGCGCTTCGTCAGTCAGGAGCGTTATCTCGCCGTCTCGGCTGCAATCGGCGTTGCGCTCACCATCGGTGCGTACCTCACGCGCGGATATACCTCGGTCGGCTTTATCGCAGCTTTGGGATTTGCGAATGCCATGATGTGGCCGGCGATATTTCCGCTGGCGATCCGAGGGCTGGGACGTCACACGGAAACCGCTTCGGCGTTTCTCATTATGGCAATCGCTGGTGGAGCATTAATGCCGTTCGCGTTTGCGCACCTGAAAGCGCACATCGACTTCCAGCTTGCCTACGCTTTGCTCGCGGTGCCGAGCTACTTGTTCATATTCTACTACGGCACGCGCGATCATGGTCGCCCGAGCGCTGTCTGA
- the secD gene encoding protein translocase subunit SecD has translation MLNFSRPKIIAILLVCLAGILIALPNFFTKEQLASWPSFIPNKQMPLGLDLQGGAHLLLAMDQDEIKKDWFNNLRDSVRKSLRDARIGASAVGVQGGHMVVKLVKPEDAETALKDLKKLAQPIGNAILGSAGMDLEVTQGSDPSTILLTPTEQGIRQRIAHAAEASIATLNRRVNALGTTEATVVRQGQDRILIQYPGLQDTGPLKKILGETAKLTFHEVHPSQTAEDAKLTGVPTGYKIYPGTKEEGGDYLLREVPVVQGEDLADAQPAFDSRNGEPVINFRFNQAGARKFGAFTKDNVGRPFAIVLDGKVLSAPVIREPILGGTGQISGNFTVESSNALAVQLRSGALPTKLTIVEERTVGPSLGADSINAGKRAGLISAVCVIVLTILAYGTFGIFAVVGLFLHLILTLALMTLIGSTLTLPGIAGLVLGVAMAVDANVLIYERIREELRSGKQAFSAIDAGFTRAFVTIADSQLTTLACAVIMFWLGSGPIRGFAVTLTLGIVTSIFASVTVVRLLVSQWLKAQPDKRKIEVPV, from the coding sequence ATGCTGAATTTCTCGCGCCCTAAGATCATCGCCATTCTACTGGTTTGCCTTGCGGGCATTCTGATCGCGCTGCCAAACTTCTTCACAAAGGAGCAGTTGGCGTCCTGGCCCTCGTTCATCCCGAACAAGCAGATGCCACTCGGGCTCGACCTTCAGGGCGGTGCGCATCTATTGCTCGCCATGGACCAGGATGAGATCAAGAAGGACTGGTTCAACAACCTGCGCGACAGCGTGAGAAAATCTCTGCGTGATGCGCGGATTGGTGCTTCTGCTGTCGGCGTGCAGGGCGGGCACATGGTCGTCAAGCTGGTGAAGCCGGAGGATGCGGAGACTGCACTCAAGGATCTCAAGAAGCTGGCGCAGCCGATTGGCAACGCAATTCTGGGGTCTGCTGGTATGGATCTGGAAGTGACCCAGGGTTCCGATCCCTCAACGATCCTCCTCACTCCGACGGAACAGGGCATCCGCCAGCGCATCGCCCATGCAGCGGAAGCCTCAATCGCTACGCTCAATCGGCGCGTCAACGCACTTGGCACCACGGAAGCGACCGTTGTTCGCCAGGGCCAGGATCGCATTCTGATTCAGTATCCTGGACTGCAGGACACTGGTCCTCTGAAGAAGATTCTTGGTGAGACCGCGAAGCTGACGTTCCACGAAGTGCATCCATCCCAGACTGCGGAAGACGCCAAGCTGACGGGGGTGCCTACTGGCTACAAGATCTATCCAGGCACGAAGGAAGAGGGCGGCGACTACCTGTTGCGCGAAGTACCTGTCGTGCAGGGCGAAGACCTGGCCGACGCCCAGCCGGCATTTGACAGCCGTAACGGCGAGCCGGTGATCAACTTCCGCTTCAACCAGGCTGGCGCGCGAAAGTTCGGTGCCTTCACAAAAGACAACGTCGGCCGGCCGTTTGCGATTGTGCTCGATGGTAAGGTGCTGTCGGCGCCTGTGATCCGCGAGCCGATCCTTGGTGGTACGGGGCAGATTTCGGGTAACTTCACCGTCGAGAGTTCCAACGCACTTGCCGTTCAGCTGCGCTCGGGCGCTCTGCCGACCAAGCTCACCATCGTTGAGGAACGCACGGTCGGTCCGTCGCTGGGCGCAGACTCGATCAACGCCGGTAAACGCGCCGGTCTGATCAGCGCCGTTTGCGTCATCGTGCTGACGATCCTGGCTTACGGCACCTTCGGCATCTTCGCCGTGGTTGGTCTGTTCCTGCATCTCATTTTGACGCTCGCGTTGATGACGCTGATTGGTTCAACGCTGACGTTGCCCGGCATCGCCGGTCTGGTTCTCGGCGTTGCCATGGCTGTCGACGCAAACGTGCTCATCTACGAGCGCATTCGAGAAGAGTTGCGCTCTGGCAAGCAGGCCTTCTCAGCCATCGATGCCGGCTTTACGCGAGCGTTTGTGACCATCGCGGATAGCCAGCTGACCACTCTTGCCTGCGCCGTCATCATGTTCTGGCTCGGTTCAGGTCCAATTCGCGGCTTCGCCGTGACGCTGACGCTGGGCATCGTCACCTCGATCTTTGCCTCCGTCACCGTGGTAAGGCTGCTGGTATCGCAATGGCTCAAGGCGCAACCTGATAAGCGCAAAATTGAAGTTCCGGTTTGA